In Oncorhynchus gorbuscha isolate QuinsamMale2020 ecotype Even-year unplaced genomic scaffold, OgorEven_v1.0 Un_scaffold_35:::fragment_2:::debris, whole genome shotgun sequence, one DNA window encodes the following:
- the LOC124017962 gene encoding apolipoprotein Eb-like: protein MKAVAIILVLAVISGCHARAVRQAEALQNHWEENVERFWTYVSEINSRADGLVENLKASQFSRELDTLITDTVAELTVYREDIQTKLGPYAQDTAALLGQDLQLLTTKLQTDMVDAKERSTQYLGELKTMMEQNADDVHNRVNTYTRKLKKRLNKDTEEIRNTVANYLGEIQSRTSQNMDLVKGRVEPFVSQAHDTAAQRLGSFTNLLKNQAQDLSQQVSTQAEGMRKQLEATAEDLRTTLEGKIDELSSLIAPYAAKIREQLQTAMDKVKETTF from the exons ATGAAGGCTGTGGCAATAATCCTTGTTCTGGCAGTCATCTCTG GCTGCCATGCCCGCGCTGTGCGCCAGGCAGAGGCCCTCCAGAACCACTGGGAGGAGAATGTTGAGCGCTTCTGGACCTACGTGTCTGAAATCAACAGCAGAGCCGACGGACTGGTGGAGAACCTCAAAGCCTCCCAGTTCAGTAGAGAACTTGA CACCCTGATCACTGACACCGTGGCTGAGCTGACCGTGTACAGGGAGGACATCCAGACCAAGTTGGGGCCCTACGCCCAGGACACAGCCGCCCTGCTGGGCCAGGACCTGCAGCTTCTGACCACCAAGCTCCAGACCGACATGGTTGATGCCAAGGAGCGCAGCACACAGTACCTGGGAGAGCTCAAGACCATGATGGAGCAGAATGCTGATGATGTCCACAACCGTGTCAACACCTACACCCGCAAACTGAAGAAACGCCTTAACAAGGACACAGAGGAGATCCGCAA CACTGTGGCTAACTACCTGGGAGAAATTCAGTCCCGTACCTCCCAGAACATGGATCTCGTGAAGGGGCGTGTGGAGCCCTTCGTGAGTCAGGCCCACGACACCGCCGCCCAGAGGCTGGGCAGCTTCACTAACCTTCTGAAGAACCAGGCCCAGGACCTGAGCCAGCAGGTCTCCACCCAGGCCGAAGGCATGCGCAAGCAGCTGGAGGCCACCGCCGAGGACCTGCGCACCACCCTGGAGGGCAAGATCGATGAGCTCAGCAGCCTGATCGCCCCCTACGCCGCCAAGATCCGTGAGCAGCTCCAGACCGCCATGGACAAGGTCAAGGAGACCACCTTCTAA